In the Streptomyces sp. f51 genome, one interval contains:
- a CDS encoding GNAT family protein, producing the protein MGFEMKGPVLEGGLVRLEPLGHRHAADLAVAAEEHRDSYAFTWVPRAGEVGDYIDAQLARAATGMLSPYAQVSLASGRAVGATAYWEPRSWRSDDRLDAVEVGFTWLASSAQGTGLNAESKLLLFGHAFEEWGVARVDLKTDARNARSRAAIAGTGARLEGVLRNWSRSWAPGEEGLLRDSAVFSVTAAEWPGCRERLVARVAAAASRAAGRRAG; encoded by the coding sequence TTGGGTTTCGAGATGAAGGGCCCCGTCCTCGAAGGCGGCCTGGTACGGCTGGAGCCGCTGGGCCACCGGCACGCGGCCGACCTCGCCGTGGCCGCGGAGGAACACCGGGACTCGTACGCGTTCACCTGGGTGCCCCGGGCCGGCGAGGTCGGGGACTACATCGACGCGCAGCTCGCCCGCGCCGCGACGGGCATGCTCTCGCCCTACGCGCAGGTGTCCCTCGCCTCCGGACGGGCCGTCGGTGCCACGGCGTACTGGGAACCGCGCTCCTGGCGGTCGGACGACCGGCTCGACGCCGTCGAGGTCGGGTTCACCTGGCTCGCGTCCTCGGCGCAGGGCACCGGCCTGAACGCCGAGTCCAAGCTCCTGCTCTTCGGCCACGCCTTCGAGGAGTGGGGAGTGGCACGCGTGGACCTGAAGACCGACGCCCGCAACGCCCGTTCCCGCGCGGCGATCGCGGGCACCGGCGCCCGTCTGGAGGGTGTCCTGCGCAACTGGTCCCGCTCCTGGGCGCCCGGTGAGGAAGGCCTCCTGCGTGATTCCGCCGTCTTCTCGGTGACGGCGGCGGAGTGGCCCGGGTGCCGGGAGCGACTGGTCGCGCGGGTGGCCGCGGCGGCGTCCCGGGCGGCTGGCCGGCGGGCCGGGTGA
- a CDS encoding Gfo/Idh/MocA family oxidoreductase: protein MSSVASVVTLAVVGAGDRGTGHARWALRNPERARVVAVAEPRETRRERFAAAHGLEPDAAVDDWRVLAARGRIADAVLICTLDREHLEPVLEFAALGYHILLEKPMALTEDECRRIVEAVEKAGVILAVGHVLRYTPYTRAVKEVVDSGRIGDVVNVQHLEPVGFWHQAHSFVRGNWGRTDRATTMLMAKSCHDIDWLQYVLGQPPVRVSSFGRLSHFRPENRPEGAADRCLDCAVENACPYSARREYGDRLARGEHHWPLSVVVDDFTPEALESALREGPYGRCVYACDNDVVDHQVVSMEFASGATATFTMTAFTEQADRRTRIFGTRGELRGDGAQLSVYDFLTRTEEAVGLTALGAMDAAGGHGGGDAGLMDAFVAAVATGEAALVKSGPRESLTSHLTVLAAERARHAGTVEAV from the coding sequence ATGTCCTCCGTCGCCTCCGTTGTCACACTCGCAGTCGTCGGCGCCGGGGACCGGGGGACCGGTCACGCGCGCTGGGCCCTGAGGAACCCGGAGCGGGCCCGGGTGGTGGCCGTGGCCGAACCCCGGGAGACCCGGCGCGAGAGGTTCGCGGCCGCCCACGGCCTGGAACCGGACGCCGCGGTGGACGACTGGCGGGTCCTGGCGGCCCGCGGCCGGATCGCCGACGCCGTGCTGATCTGCACCCTCGACCGCGAACACCTCGAACCCGTCCTGGAGTTCGCGGCCCTCGGCTACCACATCCTGCTGGAGAAGCCGATGGCCCTGACCGAGGACGAGTGCCGGCGGATCGTCGAGGCGGTGGAGAAGGCCGGGGTGATCCTCGCGGTCGGACACGTCCTGCGCTACACCCCGTACACCCGGGCCGTGAAGGAGGTGGTGGACTCCGGCCGGATCGGTGACGTGGTCAACGTCCAGCACCTGGAGCCCGTCGGCTTCTGGCACCAGGCCCACTCCTTCGTACGCGGCAACTGGGGCCGTACGGACCGGGCCACGACGATGCTGATGGCCAAGTCCTGCCATGACATCGACTGGTTGCAGTACGTCCTCGGGCAACCGCCGGTCCGCGTCTCCAGTTTCGGGCGCCTCTCGCACTTCCGGCCCGAGAACCGGCCCGAGGGCGCCGCCGACCGCTGCCTCGACTGCGCGGTGGAGAACGCCTGTCCCTATTCCGCCCGGCGCGAGTACGGCGACCGGCTCGCCCGCGGCGAACACCACTGGCCGCTCAGCGTGGTGGTCGACGACTTCACCCCCGAGGCCCTGGAGAGCGCCCTGCGCGAGGGCCCGTACGGGCGGTGCGTGTACGCCTGCGACAACGACGTGGTCGACCACCAGGTCGTGTCGATGGAGTTCGCCTCGGGGGCCACCGCCACCTTCACCATGACCGCCTTCACCGAACAGGCCGACCGCCGGACCCGCATCTTCGGGACCCGCGGCGAACTGCGCGGCGACGGCGCGCAGCTGAGCGTCTACGACTTCCTGACCCGGACCGAGGAGGCCGTCGGCCTCACCGCCCTCGGCGCCATGGACGCGGCCGGCGGTCACGGCGGGGGCGACGCCGGCCTGATGGACGCGTTCGTCGCCGCCGTCGCCACCGGCGAGGCCGCCCTCGTGAAGTCCGGCCCGAGGGAGTCCCTCACCAGCCATCTCACCGTCCTGGCCGCCGAACGCGCCCGCCACGCGGGCACCGTGGAGGCTGTATAA
- the aroA gene encoding 3-phosphoshikimate 1-carboxyvinyltransferase — MAVVDIPGSKSITARALFLAAAADGVTRLVRPLRSDDTEGFAEGLTRLGYRVGRTPDSWHIDGRPQGPAVARADVYCRDGATTARFLPTLAAAGHGTYRFDASAQMRRRPLGPLSRALRDLGVDLRHEEAEGHHPLTVTARGVEGGTVTLDAGQSSQYLTALLLLGPLTRTGLRIEVTDLVSAPYVGITLAMMRAFGARVTVEGDVFEVAPGGYRATTYPVEPDASTASYFFAAAALTGREVTVHGLGSNALQGDLAFVDVLRRMGARVETGPGSTTVRGSGELRGLTVNMRDISDTMPTLAAIAPFASGPVRIEDVANTRVKECDRLDACAENLRALGVRVETGPDWIEVHPGVPAATGIRTYGDHRIAMAFAVTSLRAPGIVFDDPGCVRKTFPDFHEVFGAWAAAGGDH; from the coding sequence ATGGCCGTCGTCGACATCCCCGGTTCCAAGTCCATCACCGCCCGCGCGCTCTTCCTGGCCGCGGCGGCCGACGGGGTCACCCGGCTCGTCCGCCCGCTGCGCTCGGACGACACCGAGGGCTTCGCGGAGGGCCTGACCCGGCTCGGCTACCGCGTCGGCCGGACCCCGGACAGCTGGCACATCGACGGCCGTCCGCAGGGCCCGGCCGTGGCGCGGGCCGACGTGTACTGCCGGGACGGCGCGACCACGGCCCGCTTCCTGCCGACCCTGGCCGCCGCCGGCCACGGCACCTACCGCTTCGACGCCTCCGCCCAGATGCGCAGGCGCCCCCTCGGCCCGCTGTCGCGGGCGCTGCGCGACCTGGGCGTGGACCTGCGGCACGAGGAGGCGGAGGGCCACCACCCGCTGACCGTCACGGCCCGCGGGGTGGAGGGCGGCACGGTGACCCTCGACGCGGGGCAGTCGTCGCAGTACCTCACCGCCCTGCTCCTGCTCGGCCCGCTGACCCGCACGGGCCTGCGCATCGAGGTCACCGACCTGGTCTCCGCCCCGTACGTCGGCATCACGCTCGCGATGATGCGCGCGTTCGGGGCGCGGGTGACGGTGGAAGGGGACGTCTTCGAGGTGGCGCCCGGCGGCTACCGTGCCACCACCTACCCCGTCGAACCGGACGCCTCCACCGCGAGCTACTTCTTCGCCGCGGCCGCCCTGACCGGCCGCGAGGTCACCGTCCACGGCCTCGGCTCGAACGCGCTCCAGGGCGACCTCGCCTTCGTGGACGTACTGCGCCGGATGGGCGCGCGGGTGGAGACCGGGCCCGGGAGCACGACCGTGCGCGGCAGTGGCGAACTGCGCGGCCTCACCGTCAACATGCGGGACATCTCCGACACCATGCCGACGCTCGCCGCGATCGCGCCCTTCGCCTCGGGACCGGTCCGCATCGAGGACGTCGCCAACACCCGGGTCAAGGAGTGCGACCGGCTGGACGCCTGCGCGGAGAACCTCCGGGCGCTCGGCGTCCGGGTGGAGACCGGCCCCGACTGGATCGAGGTGCACCCGGGCGTCCCCGCCGCCACCGGGATCAGGACGTACGGCGACCACCGCATCGCCATGGCCTTCGCGGTCACGTCGCTGCGCGCCCCCGGCATCGTCTTCGACGACCCCGGGTGCGTGCGCAAGACGTTCCCCGACTTCCACGAGGTGTTCGGGGCCTGGGCTGCGGCGGGCGGGGACCATTGA
- a CDS encoding EamA family transporter: MRPAHISLAVLVAAVWGVNFTVIEVGLGHFPPLLFSALRFLVAALPAVFFVGRPKVAWKWIVAVGLVLGVAKFGLLFIGMDAGMPAGLSSLVLQIQAVFTAVAAFVFLGERPGRVRVAGMAVALCGVGLAAVDEGTSGPLGAFALVVAAAACWGVSNVLTRKASPPDPLNFMVWVSTVPVLPLLGLSLLTEGPSRDLDALGDLDWQGAGVVVYVAWITTVLGFGAWGWLLHRHPASTVAPFSLLVPVFGMSSAALFLHESVAPLRWAAAALLVGGVALTSRTPRTVQSADVPAPERAGAPA; the protein is encoded by the coding sequence ATGCGACCCGCACACATCAGCCTCGCCGTCCTCGTCGCCGCCGTCTGGGGCGTCAACTTCACCGTCATCGAGGTCGGACTCGGCCACTTCCCGCCGCTCCTCTTCTCCGCCCTGCGCTTCCTTGTGGCGGCCCTGCCCGCCGTGTTCTTCGTGGGCCGCCCCAAGGTGGCGTGGAAGTGGATCGTGGCGGTGGGACTCGTCCTCGGGGTCGCCAAGTTCGGGCTGCTGTTCATCGGCATGGACGCGGGGATGCCCGCGGGACTGTCCTCCCTCGTGCTCCAGATCCAGGCCGTCTTCACGGCGGTCGCCGCCTTCGTCTTCCTCGGCGAACGCCCCGGCCGCGTCCGGGTGGCGGGCATGGCCGTCGCCCTGTGCGGAGTGGGCCTGGCCGCCGTCGACGAGGGCACGTCCGGCCCGCTCGGCGCCTTCGCCCTGGTCGTCGCGGCGGCGGCCTGCTGGGGAGTGTCCAACGTCCTCACCCGCAAGGCGTCCCCGCCCGACCCGCTCAACTTCATGGTCTGGGTGAGCACCGTCCCCGTCCTGCCGCTGCTCGGCCTGTCCCTGCTCACCGAGGGCCCGTCCCGCGATCTGGACGCGCTCGGGGACCTGGACTGGCAGGGCGCCGGAGTCGTCGTCTACGTCGCCTGGATCACGACCGTCCTCGGCTTCGGCGCCTGGGGCTGGCTCCTGCACCGGCATCCCGCCTCCACCGTCGCGCCCTTCTCGCTGCTCGTCCCCGTCTTCGGGATGTCCTCGGCCGCGCTGTTCCTGCACGAGTCGGTCGCCCCGCTGCGCTGGGCGGCGGCGGCCCTGCTGGTGGGCGGGGTGGCGCTCACCTCGCGGACGCCACGGACGGTCCAGTCGGCGGACGTTCCGGCGCCGGAACGCGCCGGGGCGCCAGCATGA
- a CDS encoding LysR family transcriptional regulator, translating to MLDLQRLRALHAVSVHGTVGAAAAALGYTPSAVSQQIAKLERETRTVLLERRGRGVRLTEQAEQLASTAQELLAIVERAETDLEERRGMPAGRLTVAAFASAARGLMPSVLADLAVRHPALDTRLTEIDPHLSVDLVARGAVDLAVAHDWDISPLPAPPGVEQAVIGDDLCDLLVPAGHPFAGRASVRREDLGGQRWICQPPGRVCHDWLVRTLRAAGSEPDIVHQAEENPTLIALVAAGLGVALIPRLGRGPLPGGVVEVPLDPLPVRRLYALWRSGAARRPAIAETVRTLRSHWPKVTERP from the coding sequence ATGCTCGATCTCCAGCGCCTGCGGGCCCTGCACGCCGTCTCGGTGCACGGCACGGTCGGCGCCGCCGCGGCCGCGCTCGGCTACACCCCCTCCGCCGTGTCCCAGCAGATCGCGAAGCTGGAGCGGGAGACCAGGACGGTCCTGCTCGAACGGCGCGGACGCGGGGTCCGGCTCACCGAGCAGGCCGAACAACTCGCCTCCACCGCGCAGGAGTTGCTGGCGATCGTGGAGCGGGCCGAGACCGATCTCGAGGAGCGCAGGGGGATGCCGGCGGGGCGGCTGACGGTGGCCGCGTTCGCCTCGGCCGCCCGCGGTCTGATGCCCTCCGTACTGGCCGATCTGGCCGTCCGTCACCCGGCCCTCGACACCCGGCTGACGGAGATCGACCCGCATCTGTCCGTCGACCTGGTCGCCCGGGGCGCGGTCGACCTGGCCGTCGCGCACGACTGGGACATCTCCCCGCTGCCCGCCCCGCCAGGGGTGGAGCAGGCGGTGATCGGGGACGACCTGTGCGATCTGCTCGTCCCCGCCGGGCACCCCTTCGCGGGGCGGGCCTCGGTGCGGCGCGAGGACCTGGGCGGTCAGCGGTGGATCTGCCAGCCGCCCGGACGGGTCTGCCACGACTGGCTGGTGCGTACGCTGCGCGCCGCGGGCAGCGAGCCGGACATCGTCCACCAGGCCGAGGAGAACCCGACGCTCATCGCCCTCGTCGCCGCCGGTCTGGGCGTCGCCCTCATCCCGCGCCTGGGGCGCGGCCCGCTTCCCGGGGGCGTGGTGGAGGTGCCGCTCGACCCGCTGCCCGTCCGGCGGCTGTACGCGCTGTGGCGCTCGGGAGCCGCACGCAGACCGGCCATCGCCGAAACGGTCCGAACCCTCCGTTCCCACTGGCCCAAGGTGACCGAACGCCCCTGA
- a CDS encoding glycoside hydrolase family 3 protein, translated as MTAALAAAPRAHAAGAGARPGDDKALRALISRMTLEEKVGQLFVMRVYGHSATAPDQADIDANLSEIGVRTAAELIAKYRVGGIIYFAWAHNTRDPHQIAALSNGIQRASLAQPRGLPVLISTDQEHGIVARVGKPATLFPGAMALGAGGSRADARTVGRIGGAELRAIGITQDYSPDADVNVNPANPVIGVRSFGADPEAVAGLVAAEVKGYQGSGVAATAKHFPGHGDTAVDSHFGFPVITHSRELWSELDAVPFRAAIRAGIDSIMTAHIMVPALDPAGDPATLSHPIVTGVVRGELGYDGVVVTDALGMEGVRTKYGDDRVPVLALKAGVDQLLNPPDLGVAWNAVLNAVRGGELTEARLDESILRVLRLKAKHGLLRDPYVSDADVDRVVGIPEHLRAADRIAERTTTLLVNEEGLLPLSRRRTPRVLVVGADPASPSLSDGPPTTVAAATLTGLGFTATALSTGTAPSAATIDKAVAAAAGADAVVALTYNLTATGSQKTLVERLVATGVPVIAVAIRNPYDIAQIPGAGAFLASYSWTDVEVRAAARVIAGRVHPRGRLPVAVQRADDPAQVLYPIGYGLRY; from the coding sequence ATCACCGCCGCGCTGGCCGCGGCCCCCCGCGCCCACGCGGCCGGGGCCGGCGCCCGCCCGGGCGACGACAAGGCCCTGCGCGCCCTGATCTCCCGTATGACACTGGAGGAGAAGGTCGGCCAGCTCTTCGTCATGCGGGTGTACGGCCATTCGGCCACCGCGCCCGACCAGGCCGACATCGACGCCAACCTCAGCGAGATCGGCGTCCGAACGGCCGCCGAGCTGATCGCCAAGTACCGCGTCGGCGGGATCATCTACTTCGCCTGGGCGCACAACACCCGTGATCCGCACCAGATCGCCGCGCTGTCGAACGGGATCCAGCGGGCCTCGCTCGCACAGCCGCGCGGGCTTCCGGTGCTGATCTCCACCGACCAGGAACACGGGATAGTGGCCAGGGTGGGCAAGCCCGCGACGCTGTTCCCGGGCGCGATGGCGCTGGGCGCCGGCGGTTCACGGGCCGACGCCCGGACGGTGGGCCGCATCGGCGGCGCCGAACTGCGCGCCATCGGCATCACCCAGGACTACTCCCCCGACGCCGACGTGAACGTCAACCCGGCCAACCCGGTGATCGGCGTCCGCTCCTTCGGCGCCGATCCGGAGGCCGTGGCGGGCCTGGTGGCGGCCGAGGTGAAGGGGTACCAGGGTTCGGGGGTCGCGGCCACGGCCAAGCACTTCCCCGGCCACGGCGACACCGCCGTGGACAGCCACTTCGGCTTCCCCGTGATCACCCACAGCCGCGAGCTGTGGTCGGAACTCGACGCGGTGCCCTTCAGGGCGGCGATCCGCGCCGGGATCGACTCGATCATGACCGCGCACATCATGGTCCCGGCACTCGACCCCGCCGGTGACCCCGCCACCCTCTCCCATCCGATCGTCACCGGCGTCGTGCGCGGCGAACTGGGCTACGACGGCGTCGTGGTGACGGACGCGCTGGGCATGGAGGGCGTGCGGACGAAGTACGGCGACGACCGCGTCCCCGTCCTCGCGCTCAAGGCGGGTGTCGACCAGCTCCTCAACCCGCCGGACCTGGGCGTCGCGTGGAACGCGGTGCTGAACGCCGTGCGAGGCGGCGAGCTGACCGAGGCCCGGCTCGACGAGTCGATCCTGCGCGTCCTGCGACTCAAGGCGAAGCACGGGCTGCTGCGCGATCCGTACGTCTCCGACGCGGACGTCGACCGGGTGGTCGGCATCCCCGAGCACCTGAGGGCGGCCGACCGGATCGCCGAGCGGACCACCACGCTGCTGGTCAACGAGGAGGGGCTGCTCCCGCTCTCCAGGCGGCGCACGCCGAGGGTGCTGGTGGTGGGCGCCGATCCGGCCTCGCCCTCGCTGTCCGACGGGCCGCCCACCACCGTCGCCGCCGCCACGCTGACCGGTCTCGGCTTCACGGCGACCGCCCTGTCCACGGGGACGGCGCCGTCGGCCGCCACGATCGACAAGGCCGTCGCCGCCGCGGCCGGAGCCGACGCGGTGGTCGCCCTGACGTACAACCTGACGGCCACCGGGTCCCAGAAGACCCTGGTCGAACGGCTTGTCGCCACGGGGGTCCCGGTGATCGCGGTCGCCATCCGCAACCCGTACGACATCGCCCAGATCCCCGGGGCCGGAGCCTTCCTGGCCTCCTACTCCTGGACCGATGTCGAGGTGCGCGCCGCCGCGCGGGTGATCGCCGGCCGGGTCCACCCGCGCGGCCGCCTCCCGGTGGCGGTGCAGCGGGCGGACGATCCGGCGCAGGTGCTGTATCCGATCGGGTACGGGCTGAGGTACTAG
- a CDS encoding S28 family serine protease, whose amino-acid sequence MRKALRGLLVLTVLIGTLSTAGTATAGPPEAHGTTGTTGAATTADDDRDILDRLLAIPGMSLVQEKPYTGYRFFVLNYTQPVDHRHPSRGTFQQRITVLHKDTARPTVFYTGGYNVSTTPSRREPTQIVDGNQVSMEYRFFTPSRPDPADWSTLDIWQAASDQHRIFQALKPIYGRKWISTGGSKGGMTATYYERFYPRDMDGVVAYVAPNDVVNDEDSAYDRFFARVGTKECRDRLDAVQREALVRREPLERKYAAYAADNGYTFTTIGGLDRAYEAVVLDYVWGFWQYSLLKDCDTIPADAAHASDDDIWNTVDTISGFSAYTDQGLETYTPYYYQAGTQLGAPTIHFPSIEKKYIRYGYQPPRNFVPRSIPMRFQPSAMRDVDGWVRRHAHHMLFVYGQNDPWGAERFRLGSGARDSYVFTAPGLNHGANVAGLVADEKALATARVLDWAGVASAAVRANPSAARPLARFDARLDRRDTERDTPGRP is encoded by the coding sequence ATGCGCAAGGCGCTCAGAGGGCTGCTCGTGCTCACGGTGCTCATCGGCACGCTGAGCACGGCCGGGACGGCCACCGCCGGCCCGCCGGAGGCCCACGGCACCACAGGAACGACCGGCGCGGCGACCACGGCCGACGACGACAGGGACATCCTGGACCGGCTTCTCGCGATACCGGGCATGAGCCTCGTCCAGGAGAAGCCCTACACCGGCTACCGGTTCTTCGTCCTGAACTACACCCAGCCCGTCGACCACCGGCACCCGTCCCGGGGCACGTTCCAGCAGCGGATCACCGTGCTGCACAAGGACACCGCGCGGCCGACGGTGTTCTACACCGGCGGCTACAACGTCTCCACCACCCCGAGCCGGCGCGAGCCGACCCAGATCGTGGACGGCAACCAGGTCTCGATGGAGTACCGCTTCTTCACGCCCTCCCGGCCCGACCCGGCCGACTGGTCCACGCTCGACATCTGGCAGGCGGCCAGTGACCAGCACCGGATCTTCCAGGCGCTCAAGCCGATCTACGGCCGGAAGTGGATCTCCACCGGAGGCTCCAAGGGCGGCATGACCGCCACGTACTACGAGCGCTTCTACCCGCGGGACATGGACGGCGTCGTCGCCTATGTCGCGCCGAACGACGTCGTGAACGACGAGGACTCGGCCTACGACCGCTTCTTCGCGCGGGTCGGCACCAAGGAGTGCCGCGACCGGCTCGACGCGGTGCAGCGCGAGGCCCTGGTGCGCCGGGAGCCCCTGGAGCGGAAGTACGCCGCGTACGCCGCGGACAACGGCTACACCTTCACCACGATCGGCGGCCTCGACAGGGCGTACGAGGCGGTCGTGCTCGACTACGTCTGGGGCTTCTGGCAGTACAGCCTGCTGAAGGACTGCGACACGATCCCGGCCGACGCCGCCCACGCGAGCGACGACGACATCTGGAACACCGTCGACACCATCTCCGGCTTCTCCGCCTACACCGACCAGGGCCTGGAGACGTACACCCCGTACTACTACCAGGCAGGCACCCAACTGGGCGCGCCCACCATCCACTTCCCCTCCATCGAGAAGAAGTACATCCGCTACGGCTACCAGCCCCCGCGCAACTTCGTGCCGCGCTCCATCCCGATGCGGTTCCAGCCCTCGGCGATGCGTGACGTGGACGGCTGGGTCCGCCGGCACGCGCACCACATGCTGTTCGTCTACGGCCAGAACGACCCCTGGGGGGCCGAACGGTTCCGCCTGGGCTCCGGGGCGCGCGACTCCTACGTCTTCACGGCACCCGGGCTGAACCACGGAGCGAACGTCGCCGGGCTGGTCGCCGACGAGAAGGCGCTCGCCACCGCCCGCGTCCTCGACTGGGCCGGGGTCGCCTCCGCCGCGGTCCGGGCGAACCCGTCCGCGGCCCGGCCGCTCGCGCGGTTCGACGCGAGGCTGGACCGCCGGGACACCGAACGGGACACGCCCGGGCGCCCGTAG